Proteins encoded within one genomic window of Oncorhynchus masou masou isolate Uvic2021 chromosome 1, UVic_Omas_1.1, whole genome shotgun sequence:
- the LOC135539918 gene encoding ubiquitin-conjugating enzyme E2 G1-like, which yields MTEQSALLLRKQLAELNKNPVEGFSAGLIDDDDIYKWEVVIIGPQDTLFEGGFFKAYLTFPYDYPLRPPKLKFITEIWHPNVAKNGDVCISILHEPGEDKFGYEKPEERWLPIHTVETIMISVISMLADPNSESPANVDAAKEWREDPNGEFKRKVACCVRKSQEMAFD from the exons ATGACTGAACAATCAGCACTACTTCTTCGAAAGCAATTGGCAG AACTCAATAAGAACCCAGTGGAGGGCTTTTCAGCTGGCCTAATAGACGATGACGATATATACAAATGGGAGGTTGTCATCATAGGGCCACAAGACACCCTTTT CGAAGGAGGTTTTTTTAAAGCATACTTGACCTTTCCCTATGATTATCCTCTACGGCCTCCCAAGTTGAAGTTCATCACTGAAATCTGGCATCCTAATG TGGCAAAGAATGGCGATGTATGTATCTCAATTCTGCATGAGCCAGGAGAGGACAAGTTTGGCTATGAGAAGCCAGAGGAACGTTGGCTTCCAATCCACACTGTAGAGACGATTATGATCAGTGTCATTTCCATGCTGGCCGACCCAAACAGTGAATCGCCTGCTAATGTGGATGCTGCG AAAGAGTGGAGGGAGGATCCAAATGGTGAATTCAAGAGGAAGGTGGCTTGCTGTGTACGGAAAAGCCAGGAGATGGCATTTGACTAG